In the genome of Augochlora pura isolate Apur16 chromosome 8, APUR_v2.2.1, whole genome shotgun sequence, one region contains:
- the Rad17 gene encoding rad17 checkpoint clamp loader component, whose amino-acid sequence MANLKKNSSWLMPTFDDIKPSKKLPVAKRSSLELLDQSISDIAATYKIVPKKKCTSSLSTLLEACEPRKTSELVVSRQKQKEISDWLQYKVVKGTPNALILSGPSGCGKTEAIKLLAKENGFNVTEWITPLDPGMDENNRVMRQGDRFEEFLIRATRYSSVLTTYHSRLLLVKDFPNIYIHDKNSFFSLLEKYYEMGREPIVFICTEVGNSSLSQRLFPPNIKEKFGMISINVNPVTQAAMKNALKRIAEILNSIASHMLCVSQDKIDEILSNSIGDIRNAIINLIFISLKAPKQQEDAKGLIREEGLGLLHGVGRVINPKRVPNGNSWKFAHDPDDIASYFQSQATVFLNFLQENYLNTMGGIEEADACANILSLADTLNTEWRDMNLIKVALSFCIRGAMVTNAKPISGWNPVRKPPSIQIEMQRCLAAAEIRWYESIINSKPKSMEELLDIDMESIIE is encoded by the exons ATGGCCAATTTAAAG aaaaatagtaGCTGGCTTATGCCAACGTTCGATGATATTAAACCTTCTAAAAAGTTGCCAGTTGCAAAAAGAAGTTCATTGGAATTATTGGACCAAAGTATTTCCGATATTGCTGCAACTTACAAAATAGttcctaaaaaaaaatgcaCTAGCAGTCTGTCTACTTTATTGGAAGCTTGTGAACCGAGGAAGACTTCTGAATTAGTAGTTAGTAGACAGAAGCAAAAAGAGATTTCAGACTGGTTACAATATAAAGTTGTAAAAGGCACACCTAATGCATTAATTCTATCTGGTCCATCTGGTTGTGGGAAGACAgaagcaattaaattattagccAAGGAAAATGGTTTCAATGTTACTGAATGGATTACTCCCCTTGATCCAGGAATGGatgaaaata ATAGAGTAATGAGACAAGGAGATAggtttgaagaatttttaattagagcTACTAGGTACAGTTCAGTTTTGACTACTTACCACAGCCGTCTCCTTCTTGTAAAGGACTTCCCAAATATTTACATTCACGACAAAAACagtttcttctctctcttaga aaaatactaTGAAATGGGGAGGGAACctatagtttttatttgtaCAGAAGTAGGAAATTCAAGCCTATCACAGAGATTGTTTCCTccgaatataaaagaaaaatttggtATGATCTCAATTAA cgTTAATCCTGTTACACAAGCTGCAATGAAGAATGCATTAAAACGAATAGCAGAAATTCTGAATTCAATTGCTAGTCATATGTTGTGTGTCTCACAAgataaaatcgacgaaataTTGTCCAATAGTATTGGAGATATCAGAAATGCGATTAttaatcttatatttatttcgttgaaaG CTCCCAAGCAACAAGAAGACGCTAAAGGCCTTATTCGAGAAGAAGGTTTGGGACTTCTACATGGTGTTGGTCGGGTAATTAATCCgaaaa GAGTTCCAAATGGAAATTCTTGGAAATTCGCTCATGATCCCGACGATATTGCATCGTATTTCCAATCTCAAGCGACAgtattcttgaattttttgcaggaaaattatttaaataccatGGGTGGGATCGAGGAAGCGGACGCTTGTGCGAATATTTTGAGTTTAGCAGACACATTAAATACTGAATGGCGT GacatgaatttaattaaagttgcGTTATCTTTCTGCATTCGGGGTGCAATGGTAACCAATGCAAAACCAATTTCCGGTTGGAATCCCGTAAGAAAACCACCAAGTATACAAATCGAAAT GCAAAGATGTTTAGCAGCTGCTGAAATTCGATGGTACGAATCCATCATTAATTCAAAACCGAAATCCATGGAAGAGTTACTTGACATTGATATGGAATCAATCATCGAATAA
- the LOC144473988 gene encoding INO80 complex subunit B isoform X2, with translation METNEISPQKRHKKHKHKKHKKKKPAHDEVESFVNVSVETEKKKAFRVKMKKDDDKGLEKPREKVLKTANLSVAGSSTAPSPKATAKKKVLKGNKGKDSGTSSEEERWLDAIESGKLEEVDDELKKIKPKDPKLMTARQRAMFERKTDTEPHAGVEQLMSLPTGYKEKVMTAEAIQKAALKSLKRKQLADEKREKDKKKTMERLLKKQESKASKVISKGKPSRRQVPLITYRLTVERSSISLPPGEDFPLQPTQGKDPPFPVLCGVNECKNPKKYSCSKTGVPLCSLQCYKTNLAAATRG, from the exons ATGG AAACTAACGAAATATCTCCACAAAAGAGGCACAAGAAGCACAAACACAAGaaacataaaaagaaaaaaccagCACATGATGAGGTCGAAAGTTTTGTTAATGTCAGTGTTGAAAcggaaaagaagaaagcatttagagttaaaatgaaaaaggatGATGACAAGGG ATTGGAAAAACCTCGTGAGAAAGTACTGAAGACAGCTAATCTCAGTGTTGCTGGTTCGAGTACTGCGCCATCACCGAAAGCCACAGCAAAGAAAAAAGTACTAAAGGGCAACAAGGGTAAAGACAGTGGTACCAGTAGTGAAGAAGAGCGCTGGCTTGATGCTATAGAGTCTGGAAAACTGGAAGAa GTTGACGATgagttaaagaaaattaaaccgAAGGATCCAAAATTAATGACAGCCCGTCAAAGAGCGATGTTTGAAAGGAAAACTGATACAGAACCGCATGCAGGTGTGGAGCAACTTATGTCACTACCAACTGgttataaagaaaaagttatgacAGCAGAGGCTATACAAAAGGCTGCTCTAAAGTCATTGAAAAGAAAGCAGCTTGCCGatgagaaaagagaaaaagataag AAAAAAACAATGGAAAGGCTATTGAAGAAACAAGAATCCAAAGCCTCCAAAGTTATCAGTAAAGGAAAACCTTCCAGAAGACAAGTTCCTTTAATCACATATCGTTTAACGGTTGAAAGAAGTTCAATATCTTTGCCACCAGGAGAAGATTTCCCATTGCAGCCTACTCAGGg GAAAGACCCACCGTTTCCGGTACTCTGCGGCGTGAACGAATGCAAGAACCCGAAGAAGTATTCATGCTCAAAAACTGGAGTGCCACTGTGCAGTTTACAATGCTACAAAACTAATTTAGCGGCAGCCACACgaggataa
- the LOC144473988 gene encoding INO80 complex subunit B isoform X1: MGKTKDISTDEDKTVETNEISPQKRHKKHKHKKHKKKKPAHDEVESFVNVSVETEKKKAFRVKMKKDDDKGLEKPREKVLKTANLSVAGSSTAPSPKATAKKKVLKGNKGKDSGTSSEEERWLDAIESGKLEEVDDELKKIKPKDPKLMTARQRAMFERKTDTEPHAGVEQLMSLPTGYKEKVMTAEAIQKAALKSLKRKQLADEKREKDKKKTMERLLKKQESKASKVISKGKPSRRQVPLITYRLTVERSSISLPPGEDFPLQPTQGKDPPFPVLCGVNECKNPKKYSCSKTGVPLCSLQCYKTNLAAATRG, from the exons ATGGGTAAGACGAAAGATATAAGCACAGACGAAGATAAAACTGTAG AAACTAACGAAATATCTCCACAAAAGAGGCACAAGAAGCACAAACACAAGaaacataaaaagaaaaaaccagCACATGATGAGGTCGAAAGTTTTGTTAATGTCAGTGTTGAAAcggaaaagaagaaagcatttagagttaaaatgaaaaaggatGATGACAAGGG ATTGGAAAAACCTCGTGAGAAAGTACTGAAGACAGCTAATCTCAGTGTTGCTGGTTCGAGTACTGCGCCATCACCGAAAGCCACAGCAAAGAAAAAAGTACTAAAGGGCAACAAGGGTAAAGACAGTGGTACCAGTAGTGAAGAAGAGCGCTGGCTTGATGCTATAGAGTCTGGAAAACTGGAAGAa GTTGACGATgagttaaagaaaattaaaccgAAGGATCCAAAATTAATGACAGCCCGTCAAAGAGCGATGTTTGAAAGGAAAACTGATACAGAACCGCATGCAGGTGTGGAGCAACTTATGTCACTACCAACTGgttataaagaaaaagttatgacAGCAGAGGCTATACAAAAGGCTGCTCTAAAGTCATTGAAAAGAAAGCAGCTTGCCGatgagaaaagagaaaaagataag AAAAAAACAATGGAAAGGCTATTGAAGAAACAAGAATCCAAAGCCTCCAAAGTTATCAGTAAAGGAAAACCTTCCAGAAGACAAGTTCCTTTAATCACATATCGTTTAACGGTTGAAAGAAGTTCAATATCTTTGCCACCAGGAGAAGATTTCCCATTGCAGCCTACTCAGGg GAAAGACCCACCGTTTCCGGTACTCTGCGGCGTGAACGAATGCAAGAACCCGAAGAAGTATTCATGCTCAAAAACTGGAGTGCCACTGTGCAGTTTACAATGCTACAAAACTAATTTAGCGGCAGCCACACgaggataa
- the Ip3k1 gene encoding inositol-trisphosphate 3-kinase-like protein isoform X1 yields MSSSVCHAPLPARMEAFTTRLCLRAADQYERLLQAHFNKPSKKEQTRLNHNSNQKEHRRQKDASSSSTYSAFRQWRRSTSAGSNRSNSVGSNSTGAHPKVLTDPLTIQKMEQFPMVLSDATIPEEDLSLKFLALVPIILAPIKFENALDLTAPASDVLLKNRLKSWFQLSGHPDGFAPAGPGTVWKRKTGGVENTERIVYEALSKDKELRDCVPRYYREVEYKGETFIELQDLLFGFNDPHVMDIKMGTRTFLESEVSKTTARPDLYQKMIAVDPNAPTQQEHEQRAVTKLRYMQFREQQSSTCSHGFRIEAMKLPGAPPITDMKKVKSHQEVLDTMKHFLGTGETTREKLLVRLKHLRSKIEASEYFKTHEIIGSSIFMIYDKDKVGVWVIDFAKTQALPNGLTMTHRKPWEQGNHEEGFLFGLDNLISTIEEVDVSQAA; encoded by the exons CCGTCGAAGAAGGAGCAGACGCGGCTGAACCATAACTCGAACCAGAAGGAACATCGAAGGCAGAAGGATGCGTCCTCGAGTAGCACCTACAGCGCGTTCCGGCAATGGCGGCGTTCGACCTCCGCGGGGTCGAACCGGTCGAACAGCGTCGGCTCAAACTCGACCGGAGCTCACCCTAAGGTCCTCACCGATCCGTTGACCATCCAGAAAATGGAACAGTTCCCGATGGTCCTGTCCGACGCTACTATACCCGAGGAAGACCTCTCGTTGAAGTTTCTAGCGCTGGTACCGATCATCCTAGCACCTATTAAATTCGAA AACGCGTTGGATCTAACGGCACCAGCCAGCGACGTTCTACTGAAAAACAGATTGAAGTCGTGGTTCCAGTTATCTGGCCATCCGGATGGCTTCGCGCCAGCCGGACCCGGCACAGtttggaaaagaaaaactgGAGGCGTAGAGAACACTGAGAGAATCGTCTACGAGGCTCTCAGCAAGGACAAGGAGCTGCGCGATTGTGTGCCAAG ATATTATCGGGAAGTGGAGTACAAAGGAGAGACGTTCATCGAGCTGCAGGATCTGCTGTTCGGCTTCAACGATCCACACGTGATGGACATCAAGATGGGGACGAGAACGTTCCTCGAATCCGAGGTGTCCAAGACGACCGCCAGACCGGATCTTTATCAGAAGATGATCGCCGTTGATCCTAACGCGCCGACCCAGCAGGAACACGAGCAGCGTGCCGTGACTAAGTTACGGTACATGCAGTTCCGTGAGCAGCAGAGCTCGACCTGTAGTCACGGTTTTCGAATCGAGGCGATGAAATTACCGGGAGCGCCGCCGATTACTGATATGAAGAAAGTGAAGTCGCACCAGGAAGTCCTCGACACTATGAAGCATTTCCTTGGTACCGGCGAGACCACTCGCGAAAAACTGCTTGTTCGTTTGAAGCACCTCCGTTCAAAGATCGAGGCATCTGAATACTTCAAGACTCACGAG ATAATTGGTAGTAGTATCTTCATGATCTACGACAAAGACAAAGTTGGCGTATGGGTGATTGACTTCGCTAAAACACAAGCATTACCAAATGGGCTGACGATGACGCACAGAAAGCCATGGGAGCAGGGCAATCATGAAGAAGGATTCTTGTTCGGTCtcgacaatttaatttcaaccaTAGAAGAAGTCGATGTTTCACAGGCTGCATAA
- the Ip3k1 gene encoding inositol-trisphosphate 3-kinase-like protein isoform X2, translating into MSSSVCHAPLPARMEAFTTRLCLRAADQYERLLQAHFNKPSKKEQTRLNHNSNQKEHRRQKDASSSSTYSAFRQWRRSTSAGSNRSNSVGSNSTGAHPKVLTDPLTIQKMEQFPMVLSDATIPEEDLSLKFLALNALDLTAPASDVLLKNRLKSWFQLSGHPDGFAPAGPGTVWKRKTGGVENTERIVYEALSKDKELRDCVPRYYREVEYKGETFIELQDLLFGFNDPHVMDIKMGTRTFLESEVSKTTARPDLYQKMIAVDPNAPTQQEHEQRAVTKLRYMQFREQQSSTCSHGFRIEAMKLPGAPPITDMKKVKSHQEVLDTMKHFLGTGETTREKLLVRLKHLRSKIEASEYFKTHEIIGSSIFMIYDKDKVGVWVIDFAKTQALPNGLTMTHRKPWEQGNHEEGFLFGLDNLISTIEEVDVSQAA; encoded by the exons CCGTCGAAGAAGGAGCAGACGCGGCTGAACCATAACTCGAACCAGAAGGAACATCGAAGGCAGAAGGATGCGTCCTCGAGTAGCACCTACAGCGCGTTCCGGCAATGGCGGCGTTCGACCTCCGCGGGGTCGAACCGGTCGAACAGCGTCGGCTCAAACTCGACCGGAGCTCACCCTAAGGTCCTCACCGATCCGTTGACCATCCAGAAAATGGAACAGTTCCCGATGGTCCTGTCCGACGCTACTATACCCGAGGAAGACCTCTCGTTGAAGTTTCTAGCGCTG AACGCGTTGGATCTAACGGCACCAGCCAGCGACGTTCTACTGAAAAACAGATTGAAGTCGTGGTTCCAGTTATCTGGCCATCCGGATGGCTTCGCGCCAGCCGGACCCGGCACAGtttggaaaagaaaaactgGAGGCGTAGAGAACACTGAGAGAATCGTCTACGAGGCTCTCAGCAAGGACAAGGAGCTGCGCGATTGTGTGCCAAG ATATTATCGGGAAGTGGAGTACAAAGGAGAGACGTTCATCGAGCTGCAGGATCTGCTGTTCGGCTTCAACGATCCACACGTGATGGACATCAAGATGGGGACGAGAACGTTCCTCGAATCCGAGGTGTCCAAGACGACCGCCAGACCGGATCTTTATCAGAAGATGATCGCCGTTGATCCTAACGCGCCGACCCAGCAGGAACACGAGCAGCGTGCCGTGACTAAGTTACGGTACATGCAGTTCCGTGAGCAGCAGAGCTCGACCTGTAGTCACGGTTTTCGAATCGAGGCGATGAAATTACCGGGAGCGCCGCCGATTACTGATATGAAGAAAGTGAAGTCGCACCAGGAAGTCCTCGACACTATGAAGCATTTCCTTGGTACCGGCGAGACCACTCGCGAAAAACTGCTTGTTCGTTTGAAGCACCTCCGTTCAAAGATCGAGGCATCTGAATACTTCAAGACTCACGAG ATAATTGGTAGTAGTATCTTCATGATCTACGACAAAGACAAAGTTGGCGTATGGGTGATTGACTTCGCTAAAACACAAGCATTACCAAATGGGCTGACGATGACGCACAGAAAGCCATGGGAGCAGGGCAATCATGAAGAAGGATTCTTGTTCGGTCtcgacaatttaatttcaaccaTAGAAGAAGTCGATGTTTCACAGGCTGCATAA
- the Ip3k1 gene encoding inositol-trisphosphate 3-kinase-like protein isoform X3 yields the protein MNGFCKLTSIRFLWLQPSKKEQTRLNHNSNQKEHRRQKDASSSSTYSAFRQWRRSTSAGSNRSNSVGSNSTGAHPKVLTDPLTIQKMEQFPMVLSDATIPEEDLSLKFLALVPIILAPIKFENALDLTAPASDVLLKNRLKSWFQLSGHPDGFAPAGPGTVWKRKTGGVENTERIVYEALSKDKELRDCVPRYYREVEYKGETFIELQDLLFGFNDPHVMDIKMGTRTFLESEVSKTTARPDLYQKMIAVDPNAPTQQEHEQRAVTKLRYMQFREQQSSTCSHGFRIEAMKLPGAPPITDMKKVKSHQEVLDTMKHFLGTGETTREKLLVRLKHLRSKIEASEYFKTHEIIGSSIFMIYDKDKVGVWVIDFAKTQALPNGLTMTHRKPWEQGNHEEGFLFGLDNLISTIEEVDVSQAA from the exons ATTCCTCTGGTTACAGCCGTCGAAGAAGGAGCAGACGCGGCTGAACCATAACTCGAACCAGAAGGAACATCGAAGGCAGAAGGATGCGTCCTCGAGTAGCACCTACAGCGCGTTCCGGCAATGGCGGCGTTCGACCTCCGCGGGGTCGAACCGGTCGAACAGCGTCGGCTCAAACTCGACCGGAGCTCACCCTAAGGTCCTCACCGATCCGTTGACCATCCAGAAAATGGAACAGTTCCCGATGGTCCTGTCCGACGCTACTATACCCGAGGAAGACCTCTCGTTGAAGTTTCTAGCGCTGGTACCGATCATCCTAGCACCTATTAAATTCGAA AACGCGTTGGATCTAACGGCACCAGCCAGCGACGTTCTACTGAAAAACAGATTGAAGTCGTGGTTCCAGTTATCTGGCCATCCGGATGGCTTCGCGCCAGCCGGACCCGGCACAGtttggaaaagaaaaactgGAGGCGTAGAGAACACTGAGAGAATCGTCTACGAGGCTCTCAGCAAGGACAAGGAGCTGCGCGATTGTGTGCCAAG ATATTATCGGGAAGTGGAGTACAAAGGAGAGACGTTCATCGAGCTGCAGGATCTGCTGTTCGGCTTCAACGATCCACACGTGATGGACATCAAGATGGGGACGAGAACGTTCCTCGAATCCGAGGTGTCCAAGACGACCGCCAGACCGGATCTTTATCAGAAGATGATCGCCGTTGATCCTAACGCGCCGACCCAGCAGGAACACGAGCAGCGTGCCGTGACTAAGTTACGGTACATGCAGTTCCGTGAGCAGCAGAGCTCGACCTGTAGTCACGGTTTTCGAATCGAGGCGATGAAATTACCGGGAGCGCCGCCGATTACTGATATGAAGAAAGTGAAGTCGCACCAGGAAGTCCTCGACACTATGAAGCATTTCCTTGGTACCGGCGAGACCACTCGCGAAAAACTGCTTGTTCGTTTGAAGCACCTCCGTTCAAAGATCGAGGCATCTGAATACTTCAAGACTCACGAG ATAATTGGTAGTAGTATCTTCATGATCTACGACAAAGACAAAGTTGGCGTATGGGTGATTGACTTCGCTAAAACACAAGCATTACCAAATGGGCTGACGATGACGCACAGAAAGCCATGGGAGCAGGGCAATCATGAAGAAGGATTCTTGTTCGGTCtcgacaatttaatttcaaccaTAGAAGAAGTCGATGTTTCACAGGCTGCATAA